Proteins from a genomic interval of Macaca thibetana thibetana isolate TM-01 chromosome 17, ASM2454274v1, whole genome shotgun sequence:
- the ARL11 gene encoding ADP-ribosylation factor-like protein 11, with protein MGSVNSRGHKAEAQVVMMGLDSAGKTTLLYKLKGHQLVETLPTVGFNVEPLEAPGHVSLTLWDVGGQAPLRASWKDYLEGTDTLVYVLDSTDEARLPESAAELTEVLSDPNMAGVPFLVLANKQEAPDALPLLKIRNRLSLERFQDRCWELRGCSALTGEGLPEALQSLRSLLKSRRCLCLQERAGGAEHGDSKRS; from the coding sequence ATGGGTTCTGTGAATTCCAGAGGTCACAAGGCAGAAGCCCAGGTGGTGATGATGGGCCTGGACTCGGCGGGCAAGACCACGCTCCTTTACAAGCTGAAGGGCCACCAGCTGGTGGAGACCCTGCCCACTGTTGGTTTCAACGTGGAGCCTCTGGAAGCTCCTGGGCACGTGTCACTGACTCTCTGGGATGTTGGGGGGCAGGCCCCGCTCAGGGCCAGCTGGAAGGACTATCTGGAAGGCACAGATACCCTCGTGTATGTCCTGGACAGCACAGATGAAGCCCGTTTACCCGAGTCAGCGGCTGAGCTCACGGAAGTCCTGAGTGACCCCAACATGGCTGGCGTCCCTTTCTTGGTGCTGGCCAACAAGCAGGAGGCACCTGATGCACTTCCGCTGCTTAAGATCAGAAACAGGCTGAGTCTAGAGAGATTCCAGGACCGCTGTTGGGAGCTCCGGGGCTGCAGTGCCCTCACTGGGGAGGGGCTGCCCGAGGCCCTGCAGAGCCTGCGGAGCCTCCTGAAATCTCGCAGATGCCTGTGTCTCCAGGAGAGAGCCGGCGGGGCTGAGC